In a single window of the Polynucleobacter sp. MWH-UH24A genome:
- a CDS encoding peptide chain release factor 3 produces the protein MISHPDAGKTTLTEKLLLYAGAIQIAGSVKARKASRHATSDWMEIEKQRGISVASSVMQMEYRHAIINLLDTPGHQDFSEDTYRVLTAVDSALMVIDAANGVEPQTRRLIDVCRARHTPLVTFINKLDREVKKPLDLMDEIEAALGMAVVPFTWPVGMGKSFAGVIDIVNHQMRLFKAGEDRVTDDSNVVVSLDDPMLAERFGSELEEALAEVDLVKNAMPAFDREAFLAGEQSPVFFGSAINNFGVREILNTLVDLAPGPGSRKAVQRQVEPQEKKFTAVVFKIQANMDPAHRDRVAFLRICSGHFERGMKLKIVRNGKEIRTNNALSFLSQRRDILDEAFPGDIIGLPNHGLLHLGDTLTEGEELQFTGLPFFAPEIFRMVEAADPMRNKQLRTGLMQLGEEGAIQVFRPMSGGTMLLGAFGQLQFEVVAHRLQSEYGAEVRLLPARYTMARWVTSEDPVAIKKFMTENNHRMAEDVVGASVFLAAHKSELDVAQQRWEQIEFHALREHAGLIYQTEM, from the coding sequence ATCATCTCGCACCCAGATGCGGGCAAGACTACGCTTACTGAAAAACTACTCCTCTACGCTGGTGCCATTCAAATTGCAGGGAGTGTAAAAGCCCGCAAAGCAAGCCGCCATGCCACTTCGGATTGGATGGAGATTGAGAAGCAACGCGGTATCTCGGTCGCCAGTTCGGTGATGCAAATGGAATACCGTCATGCGATCATTAACCTTCTCGACACACCAGGACACCAAGACTTTTCGGAAGATACCTATCGGGTTTTAACCGCAGTGGATTCAGCTCTGATGGTCATTGATGCGGCAAATGGTGTGGAGCCCCAAACCAGACGCTTGATTGACGTGTGTCGTGCACGGCATACGCCCTTGGTCACTTTTATTAATAAGCTTGATCGCGAGGTGAAGAAACCACTCGATCTGATGGATGAGATTGAAGCGGCCTTGGGTATGGCGGTAGTACCGTTTACATGGCCAGTAGGGATGGGTAAATCCTTTGCTGGCGTGATTGACATCGTCAATCACCAAATGCGCTTATTTAAAGCCGGTGAAGATCGCGTTACTGACGACTCCAATGTAGTCGTATCTTTGGATGATCCAATGCTAGCTGAGCGTTTTGGTAGCGAATTAGAGGAGGCCTTAGCCGAAGTTGATCTTGTCAAAAATGCGATGCCAGCTTTTGATCGTGAGGCTTTCTTAGCAGGTGAGCAATCCCCAGTCTTCTTTGGCTCTGCGATTAATAATTTTGGCGTACGCGAGATTTTGAACACCTTGGTTGATCTCGCTCCAGGGCCTGGATCACGCAAGGCTGTACAACGCCAGGTTGAGCCTCAGGAGAAAAAATTTACTGCCGTGGTATTTAAGATCCAAGCCAATATGGATCCAGCACACCGCGATCGGGTGGCATTTTTACGAATTTGCTCAGGCCACTTTGAGCGGGGCATGAAACTCAAGATCGTGCGTAATGGTAAAGAGATCAGAACAAATAATGCACTTTCCTTTTTATCGCAACGGCGTGACATCTTGGATGAGGCTTTTCCTGGGGACATTATTGGCTTACCCAATCACGGTCTCTTACACTTAGGTGACACCCTCACTGAAGGTGAGGAATTGCAATTTACTGGTCTGCCTTTTTTCGCGCCCGAGATCTTTCGGATGGTTGAGGCAGCCGATCCAATGCGAAATAAGCAACTTCGCACCGGTCTCATGCAACTTGGTGAGGAAGGAGCAATTCAAGTCTTTCGACCTATGAGTGGCGGCACGATGCTATTGGGTGCGTTTGGGCAGCTGCAGTTTGAAGTCGTTGCCCACCGTCTGCAATCCGAGTACGGCGCAGAAGTACGCCTCTTACCAGCACGCTACACCATGGCGCGATGGGTTACTTCTGAAGATCCAGTCGCTATCAAAAAGTTCATGACAGAAAACAATCACCGCATGGCCGAAGATGTAGTTGGCGCATCGGTCTTTTTAGCAGCACATAAATCGGAGCTCGATGTCGCACAACAACGATGGGAGCAAATCGAGTTTCATGCGCTACGTGAGCACGCGGGTCTTATTTATCAAACCGAGATGTAA
- a CDS encoding mobile mystery protein A, with protein MPWQSIRGVARPHLGWAKAIRQGLGMTAAALAKRLGISQAGVAKLEKAEIEDRITLASLRKLADALNCEVHYALVPREPIEAMIKHRAYDLAREKLATVSHSMALEGQQVDHPNQEKQLEFLAQELLAGPRRDLW; from the coding sequence ATGCCTTGGCAATCAATTCGGGGGGTGGCAAGGCCTCACCTTGGCTGGGCAAAGGCAATTCGCCAAGGCCTTGGCATGACTGCGGCCGCTCTGGCTAAGCGACTGGGGATTAGCCAAGCGGGCGTGGCCAAACTGGAGAAAGCAGAAATAGAGGACCGCATTACCTTGGCAAGCCTTCGAAAACTAGCCGATGCACTCAATTGCGAAGTGCATTACGCCTTGGTACCTCGTGAACCAATTGAGGCGATGATTAAACATCGAGCATACGATTTAGCCAGAGAAAAGCTCGCAACAGTTTCTCACTCGATGGCACTAGAAGGACAACAGGTTGATCATCCAAACCAGGAAAAGCAACTGGAATTTCTTGCTCAAGAACTTTTGGCTGGACCACGACGGGATCTTTGGTGA
- a CDS encoding mobile mystery protein B, with amino-acid sequence MIQFEYPFGSTPLDPDEAIDLFPSHIRNQADLNLWEEANITQAEFWVNKRQRQFHMSTVLTEGFVRELHRQMFNRTWRWSGTFRKSNKNIGVDWTQISVKLNDLLLNTMYQLDHSADAIDEIATRFHHQLVWIHAFPNGNGRHARLMTDCLLMTKDMKRFSWGANYSSISTDLLRTKYIDALRKADRSDYSELLSFVRA; translated from the coding sequence GTGATTCAGTTTGAGTATCCGTTTGGGTCTACCCCCTTGGACCCTGATGAGGCTATTGATTTATTTCCGAGTCACATTAGGAATCAGGCAGATCTCAATCTGTGGGAGGAGGCGAATATTACGCAGGCTGAGTTCTGGGTAAATAAACGTCAACGTCAATTCCATATGAGTACCGTACTGACTGAAGGCTTTGTTCGTGAACTTCATCGCCAGATGTTTAATAGAACCTGGCGCTGGTCAGGAACCTTTAGGAAAAGTAACAAAAATATCGGAGTGGACTGGACTCAGATATCAGTAAAGCTCAATGATTTATTACTTAATACCATGTATCAACTTGACCACTCCGCTGATGCAATTGATGAGATAGCTACTCGCTTTCATCATCAATTGGTCTGGATTCATGCATTCCCAAATGGAAATGGACGCCATGCACGATTGATGACTGATTGTCTATTAATGACAAAGGACATGAAACGCTTTAGCTGGGGAGCAAATTACTCCTCAATTAGTACGGATTTACTTCGTACAAAATATATTGATGCTCTGCGTAAGGCTGACCGATCCGATTACTCTGAATTACTTTCTTTTGTAAGAGCCTAA
- a CDS encoding histidine phosphatase family protein: MQAQHQTRICFVRHGETDWNVEKRMQGHTDIPLNAHGVMQADRLAKALLKTGQHFDCIYSSDLERAFHTAKTIAIPQSLDVLIHPDLRERHVGKLQGLLLADAPRVEPELWQRHLARELDFDLGGGESIVQFHARMQRMLNHFLVKHAGKQILAVSHGGALDMIYRIVTQQALNAERVAVVPNTSLNWITHDGNTWAIERWGDTSHLTDSVLDNIEI, translated from the coding sequence ATGCAAGCCCAACATCAAACTCGTATTTGCTTTGTGCGCCATGGGGAAACGGATTGGAATGTCGAGAAGCGGATGCAGGGGCATACTGATATCCCGCTCAATGCCCATGGCGTCATGCAAGCCGATCGCTTAGCGAAAGCATTACTAAAAACCGGACAACACTTTGATTGCATCTACTCCAGTGATTTAGAGCGAGCTTTTCATACTGCAAAGACCATTGCGATTCCCCAGTCTTTGGATGTCCTTATCCATCCTGATTTGCGTGAGCGCCATGTGGGTAAATTGCAAGGATTGCTTTTGGCGGATGCACCGCGGGTAGAGCCGGAACTATGGCAGCGTCACCTCGCTCGAGAGTTAGACTTTGACCTCGGTGGTGGCGAAAGTATTGTGCAGTTTCATGCACGAATGCAACGCATGCTCAATCATTTTTTAGTGAAGCATGCTGGCAAACAGATCTTAGCGGTAAGCCATGGGGGCGCACTCGATATGATCTACCGTATCGTCACTCAACAAGCTTTAAATGCCGAGCGCGTCGCGGTTGTACCGAATACATCGTTAAATTGGATTACTCATGATGGGAATACTTGGGCAATTGAACGCTGGGGTGATACAAGTCACCTTACGGATTCTGTGCTCGACAATATTGAGATCTAA
- a CDS encoding NAD(P)/FAD-dependent oxidoreductase has protein sequence MIRITELRLPIDHAPQALEAAILTQLGIASKDLVRFEVFKRSYDARKNSTLTFIYTLDVSVRDEASVLKKHMHDPHVRPSPDTSYHFVAMSGDHRLAKSDLRPVVIGFGPCGIFAALLLAQMGLKPIVLERGKAVRERTQDTWALWRKKILNPESNVQFGEGGAGTFSDGKLWSQVKDPKFYGRKVLHEFVKAGAPEEILYVSKPHIGTFRLVGMVEKIRQEIINLGGEVRFGQKVIGFDVDNHVLQGLQMESGEYLRADHVVLALGHSARDTFEKLLDAGVYMEAKPFSVGFRIEHPQSLIDRARLGPHAGHPLIGAADYKLVHHAKNGRSVYSFCMCPGGTVVAATSEPNRVVTNGMSQYSRNERNANAGIVVGIDPSDYPGGPLAGVAFQRELESRAFILGGSNYQAPGQLVGDFLQGKPSTEFGGVVPSYKPGVHLTDLATSLPGYAIEAIREAIPAFEKKIKGFAMPDAVLTGVETRTSSPLQIKRGPDYQSINTKGLYPAGEGAGYAGGIMSAGIDGIKVAEAIALDLTSA, from the coding sequence ATGATTCGGATTACTGAGCTTCGCTTACCCATTGATCATGCCCCACAAGCATTGGAAGCAGCGATTCTGACTCAGCTTGGTATTGCCTCAAAGGATCTTGTTCGATTTGAGGTCTTTAAGCGCAGTTACGACGCTCGTAAGAACAGTACCCTTACCTTTATTTATACCCTCGATGTGTCGGTCCGTGATGAAGCAAGTGTTCTCAAAAAACACATGCATGATCCCCATGTCCGACCGAGTCCCGATACGTCGTATCACTTCGTTGCCATGTCCGGCGATCACCGGTTGGCAAAATCCGATTTACGACCAGTGGTGATTGGTTTTGGCCCCTGCGGAATTTTTGCTGCACTGCTCTTGGCGCAAATGGGACTGAAGCCCATTGTTCTCGAGCGCGGTAAGGCGGTACGCGAGCGTACCCAAGATACATGGGCCTTATGGCGAAAAAAGATTTTGAACCCAGAATCCAATGTCCAGTTTGGTGAAGGCGGGGCGGGCACGTTTTCGGATGGCAAGTTATGGAGTCAAGTGAAAGATCCCAAGTTTTATGGCCGCAAAGTTTTGCATGAGTTTGTCAAAGCAGGCGCACCTGAGGAAATTCTGTACGTTTCTAAACCGCACATTGGTACCTTTCGGTTGGTGGGAATGGTAGAAAAGATCCGCCAAGAAATTATTAATCTGGGTGGTGAGGTACGCTTTGGTCAAAAGGTCATTGGCTTTGATGTTGACAATCACGTGCTACAAGGTTTGCAAATGGAAAGTGGCGAGTATCTACGCGCCGATCATGTGGTGTTAGCGCTGGGGCATAGTGCGCGCGATACCTTTGAAAAGCTTCTTGATGCGGGCGTGTATATGGAAGCCAAACCCTTTTCCGTTGGCTTTCGAATCGAGCATCCTCAGTCACTAATTGACCGTGCACGCTTGGGACCGCATGCGGGTCACCCATTGATTGGGGCGGCTGACTATAAGTTAGTGCACCATGCCAAGAATGGTCGTTCGGTCTACAGCTTTTGCATGTGCCCAGGGGGCACCGTGGTAGCCGCCACGTCAGAGCCGAATCGAGTAGTTACGAACGGCATGAGCCAGTATTCGCGTAATGAGCGCAATGCTAATGCGGGGATTGTGGTGGGGATCGATCCGAGCGACTACCCAGGCGGACCATTGGCAGGCGTTGCCTTTCAACGCGAATTGGAATCAAGGGCATTTATCTTGGGGGGCTCGAATTACCAGGCACCCGGACAGCTGGTCGGTGATTTTTTACAAGGTAAGCCGTCCACTGAATTTGGTGGGGTTGTGCCGTCCTATAAGCCCGGTGTGCATCTCACCGATCTTGCAACGAGTCTGCCAGGCTATGCGATTGAGGCAATACGAGAGGCCATTCCTGCTTTCGAGAAAAAGATTAAAGGCTTTGCGATGCCCGATGCAGTTCTGACCGGCGTTGAGACCCGAACCTCATCTCCTCTGCAAATTAAACGAGGACCAGACTATCAAAGTATTAACACCAAAGGACTTTATCCAGCCGGTGAGGGGGCAGGGTATGCCGGAGGAATTATGTCGGCAGGGATTGACGGCATCAAAGTGGCTGAAGCGATTGCACTAGATCTTACGAGTGCCTAA
- a CDS encoding GNAT family N-acetyltransferase, with protein MQEIRIMNWEDAKSLAYPIRLTVFVEEQKVPKALELDADDPLAWHAIVFENGRAIATGRLMRDGKIGRLAVLKQHRGQGFGSKLLRALVDHGKNLDILDFYLHAQTSAIGFYERLGFKPIDSEFNEAGIAHIKMVLEHR; from the coding sequence ATGCAAGAAATCCGAATCATGAACTGGGAGGACGCAAAGTCCCTAGCCTACCCGATTCGACTTACCGTATTTGTAGAGGAACAAAAGGTACCCAAAGCGCTCGAGCTCGATGCCGATGATCCACTGGCTTGGCATGCCATTGTTTTTGAAAATGGGAGGGCAATCGCTACAGGCCGACTAATGAGGGACGGCAAGATTGGTCGTCTTGCAGTTCTCAAGCAGCATCGAGGCCAAGGATTTGGAAGTAAATTATTGAGAGCCCTTGTGGACCACGGCAAGAATCTGGACATCCTTGATTTTTACTTACACGCCCAAACTTCAGCCATCGGCTTTTATGAGCGACTTGGGTTTAAGCCGATTGATTCTGAATTTAATGAGGCTGGGATTGCGCACATCAAGATGGTGCTAGAACACCGTTAA
- a CDS encoding surface-adhesin E family protein, whose translation MKKFFLLSILLLLAAQPAFAKWVFISKDGQGNSYFYEDTKVVKDPASDLVSSWQMISYVEQMTAPNGQAVYSVLQDISYFCRPGYESYKQFYIGYYSGIDGGGVPVESEDTRNSNWERVIPDTMSELLFDFFCKKI comes from the coding sequence ATGAAAAAATTTTTTCTACTTTCAATCCTTTTGCTTTTAGCGGCGCAGCCTGCTTTTGCTAAGTGGGTTTTTATTTCAAAAGATGGTCAAGGTAATTCTTATTTTTATGAAGATACCAAAGTGGTGAAAGACCCCGCGTCAGACCTGGTGAGTTCATGGCAAATGATTAGCTATGTTGAGCAAATGACTGCACCGAATGGTCAGGCAGTCTATTCAGTTCTTCAGGACATTTCGTATTTTTGTCGGCCCGGCTATGAAAGCTACAAGCAGTTTTATATTGGCTACTATTCAGGAATTGATGGTGGTGGAGTTCCCGTTGAAAGTGAAGATACCCGAAACTCCAACTGGGAACGAGTCATTCCCGATACCATGAGTGAATTGTTATTCGACTTTTTCTGTAAAAAAATTTAG
- a CDS encoding M23 family metallopeptidase, with translation MKIGSVIGVFFLLCGMGVHFIGFKVALQVRPDFARSLSGVVTFEELDALDASYKEQLVQLQEQLSKSLEKITELKTLKDRFADLATPAPVKSKFNEPSSGARGGPLKPFAFKVDANKSIDKNFSETVQSSKDLNQILTKFKNDWSQQYDWLNQLPIGIPVAAQFGSMSSNYGMRVDPFTKNLAFHSGIDFQASPGTGIVASGYGTISKVGTDAVYGRYVEISHSDGFVSKYAHAQKVFVKQGEQVSKGQLIAEVGSTGRSTGPHLHYEIIRNGSNLNPAQVLLMPRQNSLATSPKSGTAVASQ, from the coding sequence ATGAAAATTGGGTCAGTGATTGGCGTTTTTTTCCTATTGTGCGGCATGGGAGTTCACTTTATCGGCTTTAAGGTGGCCTTACAGGTTCGCCCTGATTTTGCCCGCTCACTCAGCGGTGTCGTAACGTTTGAAGAGCTCGATGCACTCGATGCGTCCTACAAAGAGCAGTTGGTTCAATTGCAAGAGCAACTTTCAAAATCCCTTGAAAAAATTACTGAGCTCAAAACCCTCAAAGACCGGTTTGCAGATCTTGCCACTCCAGCGCCGGTGAAAAGTAAATTCAATGAGCCAAGTTCTGGTGCCCGTGGTGGCCCATTAAAACCATTTGCCTTTAAAGTGGATGCCAATAAGTCAATCGATAAAAATTTTTCCGAGACAGTACAAAGCTCAAAAGACTTAAATCAAATTCTGACTAAGTTTAAAAATGACTGGTCTCAACAGTATGATTGGTTAAACCAATTGCCGATTGGTATCCCTGTGGCAGCCCAATTTGGCTCCATGAGTAGTAATTACGGAATGCGAGTTGATCCATTTACGAAGAACTTGGCATTTCATTCCGGTATTGATTTCCAGGCAAGTCCAGGCACCGGAATTGTCGCTAGTGGCTACGGCACGATTAGCAAAGTCGGTACTGATGCGGTGTATGGCCGTTACGTTGAAATTAGTCACTCGGACGGATTTGTCAGTAAATATGCGCATGCTCAAAAAGTATTTGTTAAACAAGGCGAACAAGTATCCAAGGGTCAATTGATTGCTGAAGTGGGTTCGACAGGACGTTCGACAGGACCCCATTTGCACTACGAAATTATTCGCAATGGTAGCAATCTCAATCCAGCACAAGTTTTGCTAATGCCTAGACAAAATAGCCTTGCCACTAGCCCCAAATCTGGAACCGCAGTTGCCAGTCAGTGA
- a CDS encoding polymer-forming cytoskeletal protein, with amino-acid sequence MAKKKNPAIRFLDPTVESFETIVGPRTVFRGNIAAFESIRIDGKVIGNIESPPGSNITVALGKTAMVEGNINTYRALIAGRVEGNIYASERAELHDGADIHGEVIYGQIGVEQGAKLTGTMSRIDPDEPQEISAEAMEIFEQFNREDDNS; translated from the coding sequence ATGGCTAAGAAAAAAAATCCTGCAATCCGCTTTTTGGATCCAACCGTCGAATCCTTTGAGACAATTGTTGGCCCCAGAACAGTCTTTCGGGGCAACATTGCTGCTTTTGAAAGTATTCGTATTGATGGCAAGGTCATCGGTAATATCGAATCACCCCCGGGAAGTAATATTACGGTGGCGCTTGGTAAAACCGCCATGGTGGAGGGCAATATAAATACTTATCGAGCACTCATTGCAGGTCGAGTTGAAGGTAATATCTACGCCTCAGAGCGCGCCGAGCTTCATGATGGAGCTGATATTCATGGGGAGGTCATTTATGGCCAAATTGGGGTTGAGCAGGGTGCCAAACTAACCGGCACGATGTCTCGGATTGATCCTGACGAGCCTCAAGAGATCTCCGCAGAGGCAATGGAAATCTTTGAGCAATTTAATCGCGAAGACGACAACAGTTAA
- a CDS encoding FMN-binding glutamate synthase family protein, with amino-acid sequence MPARFIPWILSILIAILSGLYCIVGPGGHHVWLLCAIFVGFSIVGFMDLMQSHHAILRNYPLIGHLRFFFEFIRPEIRQYFLESDNEEIPFSRAQRALVYQRAKGASDKRPFGTLVDVYKPSAEILLQRGNPISPPSVESLRVRVGGAQCTQPYFISLFNISAMSFGALSANAIMALNRGAQKGGFAHDTGEGSVSVYHRKYGGDLIWEIGSGYFGCRNSSGQFDPERFKATALDPQIKMIEIKLSQGAKPGHGGVLPASKITPEIAQARGVPMGEDCVSPANHSAFHTPKELCLFIQELRQLSNGKPVGFKLCIGNIADWFAIVKAMLETKIYPDFIVVDGSEGGTGAAPVEFVDNIGMPMRDGLRLVHSSLIGVGLRDQIRIGVAGKIVSAFDMMRALAIGADWCNSARGFMFAIGCIQSRSCHTDHCPTGVATQDRLRQGALNPMDKSERVYRFHHETLFAFAEMCAAAGIRDHEAITEDLILRRDTQTKLTPLGDQLMKIPVGALLTAQAEQILDSQMHGLGKQWSLAQASAW; translated from the coding sequence GTGCCCGCCCGATTTATTCCCTGGATACTTAGTATTCTCATAGCAATTCTGAGCGGTTTGTATTGCATTGTTGGCCCAGGTGGCCATCATGTTTGGCTCTTGTGCGCGATCTTTGTTGGTTTTTCCATCGTTGGTTTCATGGATCTCATGCAAAGTCATCATGCGATTTTGCGTAACTATCCCCTAATCGGGCATCTACGTTTTTTCTTTGAATTCATTCGCCCCGAGATTCGGCAATACTTTTTAGAGTCGGATAACGAAGAAATCCCTTTTTCGAGAGCTCAGCGCGCGCTGGTGTATCAGCGTGCCAAGGGCGCTTCAGACAAAAGACCATTTGGAACGCTAGTAGACGTCTATAAGCCGAGCGCAGAAATTTTGTTGCAAAGAGGAAACCCAATTAGCCCCCCTAGTGTGGAATCTTTACGGGTGCGAGTCGGGGGCGCACAGTGTACGCAACCCTATTTCATTTCTTTATTTAACATTTCTGCCATGAGTTTTGGTGCTTTATCGGCCAACGCCATCATGGCCTTAAATCGTGGCGCTCAAAAGGGTGGCTTTGCGCATGATACGGGTGAGGGATCCGTTTCCGTCTACCACCGAAAATATGGCGGTGATTTGATTTGGGAAATCGGATCGGGTTATTTTGGTTGCCGCAACAGCAGCGGGCAATTTGATCCTGAACGCTTTAAGGCTACCGCATTAGATCCGCAAATCAAAATGATTGAGATTAAGCTCTCGCAGGGAGCCAAACCTGGACACGGCGGGGTCTTGCCAGCTTCTAAGATTACCCCCGAAATTGCACAGGCGCGTGGCGTTCCCATGGGTGAAGACTGCGTCTCCCCAGCAAACCACTCCGCTTTTCATACCCCTAAAGAATTGTGTTTGTTTATTCAAGAACTGCGCCAATTGTCAAATGGTAAGCCCGTTGGATTTAAGCTTTGCATCGGAAATATTGCAGATTGGTTTGCGATTGTTAAGGCAATGCTTGAAACCAAAATCTACCCGGATTTTATTGTGGTTGATGGCAGCGAAGGGGGTACTGGTGCAGCGCCCGTAGAGTTTGTAGACAACATTGGGATGCCCATGCGAGATGGGCTCCGATTAGTTCATAGCTCTCTAATAGGCGTTGGGTTGCGCGATCAGATTCGAATTGGGGTAGCTGGAAAAATTGTGAGTGCGTTTGACATGATGCGTGCCTTAGCCATTGGTGCTGATTGGTGTAATTCAGCACGCGGCTTTATGTTTGCGATTGGTTGTATTCAATCGCGCTCATGCCATACCGATCATTGCCCTACCGGGGTTGCTACCCAAGATCGTTTGCGTCAGGGTGCCTTAAATCCCATGGATAAAAGTGAACGCGTCTACCGTTTTCATCATGAAACCTTATTTGCCTTTGCAGAGATGTGTGCAGCAGCGGGAATACGTGATCATGAAGCGATTACTGAAGATTTAATTTTGCGGCGGGATACGCAAACTAAGCTGACTCCGTTAGGGGACCAGTTGATGAAGATTCCGGTAGGCGCTTTGCTCACTGCGCAAGCTGAGCAAATTCTAGACAGTCAAATGCATGGATTAGGAAAACAATGGAGCTTGGCCCAAGCATCGGCTTGGTAA
- a CDS encoding polymer-forming cytoskeletal protein translates to MFNVQAKHPATPTNLVFNNIIGAGSFIQGDQIIKGHLLISGECIGNLKFDLATEDTAVVDLNGVMRGDITCKNAIVIGRVEGNLRVENRLEIYPSAIVNGDIDYGQIFIHADARVNGQLHCLLDDAESLQATPKSESVAKLKAV, encoded by the coding sequence ATGTTTAATGTTCAAGCAAAACATCCTGCGACGCCTACGAATTTGGTGTTTAACAACATCATTGGCGCAGGATCATTTATTCAAGGTGATCAGATTATTAAGGGGCACTTGCTCATTTCGGGCGAATGCATTGGCAACCTAAAATTTGATCTAGCAACCGAAGATACTGCCGTAGTCGATCTGAATGGCGTAATGCGTGGTGATATTACGTGTAAAAACGCAATTGTGATTGGTCGTGTTGAGGGAAATTTGCGGGTTGAAAATCGGCTCGAAATTTATCCAAGCGCTATCGTGAACGGTGATATTGATTACGGTCAAATATTTATTCATGCGGATGCTCGTGTCAACGGCCAATTGCACTGCTTATTGGATGATGCTGAGTCTTTGCAAGCAACCCCCAAATCTGAGTCCGTAGCCAAATTAAAGGCAGTTTAA
- a CDS encoding flagellar biosynthesis protein FlhB, whose protein sequence is MAENQNDSQDRELEPTERRIQRAREQGQLPQSRDITTFALLLGFIIFLITAGPMLMRQLVIMMQSGLQFSKPISLIDRISEWASGAFLIVLFICAVVLLVIWIISIFAPLFLVNFKAYFALQFNLERLDVFAGFARMFSVMVLLEVVKNIFKTILILGISFAYLYGLFAFIRSIVDLDFDLALENTTVFIFNGFILLMIPLLAIAIGDAVLQWFNFRKQIKMSPEEMKQELKETEGSPELRARQRQRQRQIASSRMMAAIERADVVLANPEHYSVAIRYDPQRMSAPIILAKGADEVALRIREVAKEHEVPIAQIPALARYLFNQLDIGESIPAPLFEAIAMVLAWAYEVKDTGMNKDLPEISFKPDVLKPGRALI, encoded by the coding sequence TTGGCCGAAAATCAAAACGACTCGCAAGACCGCGAACTAGAACCGACCGAGCGACGAATTCAGCGGGCGCGGGAGCAGGGGCAGCTTCCCCAATCGCGAGACATTACGACTTTTGCTTTGTTACTGGGCTTCATTATTTTTCTGATCACGGCTGGCCCTATGTTGATGCGTCAGCTTGTCATCATGATGCAATCCGGACTGCAATTTTCTAAACCAATTAGCTTGATCGATCGAATTTCAGAATGGGCATCCGGAGCCTTTTTGATTGTTCTATTTATCTGCGCGGTTGTGCTGTTAGTGATTTGGATCATCTCCATCTTCGCACCTTTATTTCTGGTTAATTTCAAAGCTTACTTTGCTCTGCAGTTCAATTTGGAGCGACTCGATGTCTTTGCTGGATTTGCCAGAATGTTCTCGGTAATGGTTTTACTGGAGGTTGTTAAGAATATCTTTAAGACCATTTTGATTTTAGGAATTAGTTTTGCGTATTTATACGGATTGTTTGCTTTTATTCGCTCGATCGTTGATCTTGATTTTGATCTTGCGCTTGAAAATACCACCGTATTCATCTTTAACGGATTTATCTTATTGATGATTCCCTTATTGGCGATTGCCATTGGTGATGCGGTATTGCAATGGTTTAACTTTCGCAAACAAATCAAGATGAGTCCGGAAGAAATGAAACAGGAACTGAAAGAGACCGAAGGCTCTCCGGAACTGCGCGCACGACAGCGGCAAAGGCAGCGTCAGATTGCTTCTTCCCGAATGATGGCGGCAATTGAACGAGCCGATGTGGTCTTGGCAAACCCTGAGCACTACTCCGTAGCGATTCGCTATGATCCCCAAAGAATGTCTGCTCCGATTATTTTGGCTAAGGGTGCAGACGAAGTTGCCTTACGAATTCGTGAGGTTGCCAAGGAGCACGAAGTTCCAATTGCACAAATACCCGCTCTCGCACGTTATTTATTTAATCAATTGGATATTGGCGAGTCGATACCCGCCCCATTATTTGAAGCGATTGCCATGGTCTTAGCATGGGCTTATGAGGTAAAAGATACCGGCATGAATAAAGATTTACCTGAAATTAGTTTCAAACCAGATGTACTAAAACCTGGTAGAGCTCTAATTTAG